The following nucleotide sequence is from Candidatus Neomarinimicrobiota bacterium.
TCTCCCCTGCGCCTATCTTTTGTTTTCCTTTTGTCAATGGCCACGGGCATTTGCTTTTGTCTGCGTTTACCTTTCCTCCGATCTTGACCTCTTTCCCGAAACATAGCTGGCTCCCTTTAGATTAATCTGCCAGGAGCTTACGAAAAAAGCTGCAAGAACTCTGCAAGAAATCGATCGTTTTGCCAAAGATAGCGGTTTGGAGGCTGCAACTACGGGAGAAAATAGAGCTCAGACGAGTGAGCCCATATTGAGGAAACGCCCCCCTTCGTATCTAAGTCCGAAGTAATCTTCCATAAGGATTTGACTCTACTTGACTCAAATTGACGAAAACTGTTCTGCAATGTGAGTTCGACCTACATACAAAACCCTCCCCCCTGGGGTTTTTCGCTGGAAGCGATCTAGGTTCAAAGACATTAAGCCCAAATCTTAAGCGTATCCCGAAAAAGTGTATCCCGGAAGCGGTATTATTTGACCAATTCTGACCAAACCTGACAGAGCAGATGGTCTGTTTGATTGGGTTGCCGCAGAACCTCCGAATACAAAGAACCCGTCGAGAAGGACGGGTTCTTGTCAGTGATACGCCGCTGAGATTCTAAGTGGGCGCTGGAGGATCGGAAGCCGGGCAGGTCAAGTTTTAATCTCCGTCCCGAGGAACCGGCCTATGTCCGCGGTCTCTGATTCGATCGCCGGCGCGCGGGTCAACCCTCCGGCCCTGCGCCCGCGGGAGATTCCTTCCGCGCAGCCTTCCGAAACAACAACGCCGATCCGACCCACAGCGCGGCGAAGAACCCAGTCAGGATCAAGATATCCCTCGGCCAGATCGGCCCCATGGAGCCCAACCCGGCGATCAGCGCGATCACGGCGACCAACGCCTGAGCGAGCGCCGTCGCGAACATCGCGCGTGCCATTCCATTTGGCTCGAAGCGCGCGATGAGGGAACCGACGATTCCGACGGCGAGCACCCCGATGTACATCAAGTTGGCGGGGTTTTCCTCGTTTCCGATAATGCCAACGGCAAGGTTCATCCAGACAAGGAGAAGTGCTGCCGCCACCGCAACGCCGACGGCGGCTCGGTACGGGATATTACCCGCCTTCCTCGCAATCAGCTCATACGTGAGACCAGCGCCGAATACCAGGACGCCGGCGACAGCGAAATCAGCCAGATCCCAGACCACTTCATCGGTGAACTGCATCGCTAACAAGGGCAGAAGCAATATGAACGCTGTCACGAGCGCAATGCGGATGATGCTTTTGTTTTGCATAACGATAACCGTTACGTTCTCTCTAATAGTTCCTGCGAATGTTTCGACGAACATCCAGAGAGCGAAGCCGAATAATCCTTTTTCTTCCTCTGCGCGCTCTCGGAGAAGATCGTTGAAGGTCTGCTCCATCGGTTCTCCAAAGCGCTCGCGGTACCCCTTCGGGTAGAGACGAAGCAGTGTTGCGTACCAGTTTCGGAATCGTCGTATCGAGTGTTCATATGCCATACGCAAAAGTACTCGGTGATAGTCGTTTTTGTTTGGCGACCGCTACAACCTCGCGGTATCGTTGCAACTCCGCCGCGAGCGCTTTTTGGCCGAAACCGGTAATTTTGTAATAGACCCGCCGCTCGTCGTCCATTTCAGGGTCTATCTTTTTGTCGCTCTCGCGTATCAATCCGGCCTCGATCATGCGACCAATCGAGCCGTAGAGCGTGCCCGGTCCCATGTTTACCTTTCCCTGCGAATCAGCTTCGACTTGCTTCATGATTCCGTAGCCGTGCCGCTCCTGCGTGGAAAGCGCGAGGAGTATATGAAGCACCGCCGGAGTGAGGGGCGCGTTTGCTTTGCTGTTTGCCATGCTTCCAATTTATATCCGTAGCGGATATATGTCAAGTGGAGAAAGTGAAAGAGTGGGAGCGCGAGGAATCGCGGGCGTCGCAAAGCGAGGTTCAAAATCTTGCTCAAGAAATCAAAGACGGCGAGGCGCACTTGGAGAAACTTATCTCAACCTATCTTGATGGTGATATACCAAAAGAACTATATCTCAAAAAGAAAGATGAAATTATGCGCTCCCTCGCCGCTTTGAGAGAGGAAATGAAAGATTTTGAACGCGGAGGAAACAAGTGGGTCGAACACTTTCGGGAGTGGATTTTAGATACGAAACAAGCCGATTTTTTGGCAAACAACCCCGACTTTCACAAAATGAAGTTACTTGTCCAAGAAATTGGAACGAACCCTACAGTTCGTGACAAATCCGCGCGCTTTTCCGTGCCCGTCCCGTCCCATTTCGTCGCTTCGCGACGGGCTTTTCTTCCCCAAGCCGCGCCTACGGCGCTGCCATACGGCCTCCTTTCAGAAGCGGAAGTTACATTTGGCGGAGAGGGAGGGATTCGAACCCGGGGTACGGGGTTACCGTACACACGCTTTCCAAGCGTGCTTCAACTTAAAGCACCGCAACTTTTCCCCATCGAGATTCTGGCTCAATCCCTGATGACTACCTGACCCACCCCCAAAACAGGGGCAGGATCAACCGTTTTTCGTTGGCAGGATGGTCACGTTATGGTCACAGAACGCCATAAGTCACTGAAAATAGAGCACGTTGACAGGTTTTCGATCTGGCAACAGGGGTTCGCTCCCTTAGGGGTCACTGTTCTAATCCCCCACTCTACCATCGGTAACTGGCGGGTTTTTTCCTGTAAAGTGATCTGGTAAAATGTACGTATATCGACAAGTTTCGTTGATGCAGAGCGAAGCGCCTACATGGAAATTTACCCGTATAATATTTGTTAGGCTGATGCATATTT
It contains:
- a CDS encoding helix-turn-helix transcriptional regulator, whose amino-acid sequence is MANSKANAPLTPAVLHILLALSTQERHGYGIMKQVEADSQGKVNMGPGTLYGSIGRMIEAGLIRESDKKIDPEMDDERRVYYKITGFGQKALAAELQRYREVVAVAKQKRLSPSTFAYGI